One Thalassophryne amazonica chromosome 10, fThaAma1.1, whole genome shotgun sequence genomic region harbors:
- the pole4 gene encoding DNA polymerase epsilon subunit 4, which translates to MATAVAAAPVTLTEHDSERSVSEEGSREKEAEEEKSPPPEPAAVSHSRLSKLPLTRIRALMKTDPDVCLASQESVFIIAKATELFVEMIAKDALVYAQQGKRKTLQRKDLDNAIEAIDEFAFLEGTLD; encoded by the exons ATGGCAACTGCAGTGGCAGCAGCACCTGTCACACTCACGGAGCACGACAGTGAGCGGAGCGTGAGCGAGGAGGGGAGCCGCGAGAAGGAGGCGGAGGAGGAGAAAAGCCCGCCGCCGGAGCCCGCCGCCGTTAGCCACAGCCGGCTGTCCAAACTACCGCTGACCCGCATCAGGGCGCTCATGAAAACAGACCCAGACGTGTGTCTCGCCAGCCAGGAGTCTGTCTTTATCATCGCCAAAGCCACG GAGCTTTTTGTTGAGATGATTGCCAAAGATGCCTTGGTATACGCCCAGCAAGGGAAGAGAAAAACCTTGCAAAGGAAAGATTTGG ATAATGCAATAGAGGCCATAGATGAGTTTGCATTTCTTGAAG GCACTCTAGATTAA